A window of Rhipicephalus microplus isolate Deutch F79 chromosome X, USDA_Rmic, whole genome shotgun sequence genomic DNA:
GTACAACCACATTGGGCCCGTAGAGCAAGTCCTAAGGATCATTTAGAGACAGATTTAAACTTTCTGCATAAATGGGCGATTTATTACAATGATTGCGCTCGTCTTCTCTTGTCCCTTCATCGTCGTTTTTCTCTCGCACTATAACAATTGTAATGCTTCAAAGCTACAAATTACTACATATTACAGCAGCTCAGCCAAACAGGTTTTCAACTACCCACTTTCAGTACACAACATTTACAAGTACGATATCACGCAGGCGGCTGATCTGATTAGATGTGCAATGTGCATCACAGGCTATTTTTTTTATACAACTGCGAACAAACGTTGGTAATCTTTAAAACTCCTTATAATTTGGTTTGGTTAAAATAAATAAAGTGAATACAGTCGCAATTTATAACTAGACTTCAGGACTTTCTAAACACAGTGAACGTTGTCAGCGTGTCGATGCATCCTCGGGTGCAATATGGTGGCAACTCCCATCTAGTAAACAAACTTGGAAACGCTTTTTTTTCCTGCACACTAAATTGCATAAATATCCGATCTTGCTTTCACAAAAGTATTCAAAGTAAACACAACGCAATATCTGAACGTTCTTAATTGTGCAAATGTTTTTTTAGGATTGATAAGATGAGTATCATGAGTATTGTTTAATGCTAATTTAGGCACATCTTTAAGGTAATGTGATGGCCACAATGACAATGTTCCTAGATGTCAGCGGTTTTGCGGTTAGAGGATGCTAACTGCGATCAGTCGAGCCAGCAGCCCAGCACGTGACCCACCAGTGGCTACTGCACTGGTGGGTCTGGCACTGAATGACCAGACACTGGCATTGAATGACTTGACATCATGTAAGCATTCTCTTGCGTCATGTCGTGACGCACAGCCTTTTGAAGGCTGAGCTTAGCCCCAAGTACTCGAAGAAAATGTTGAGGGTGAAAGACTGAGGGGAGGAGAAGGTACCTATTTATTATTCGTAGCTCTCGTCATAAAAGGTGTGGTGACTGAATCACGGTGCTAACGATTTGCTCCAGTAATGGTCTTAGCAAAAAAAAATCGTTTCAAAGATCCTTGAATGATAAATATGTGGATATTGGTGCATAAGAATGGCAGCGGGATACGGTATTAGAAAGCAAACTAATTCTAAGTGCATAGCATTTTTTAATGTACAGTGAAGTTCAAGTAAGTGagcatataaacacaaaaagccGTGAATAAACCTAACATGATGCTCAGCAACAGGACACTTTACTCGCAGACAACATTTCTTGACAAGCTAGAGGAGCAAAGCTTCTCCCCATGAACTACAACGCTAAGTAGCCCGGTATGGTATGCGTTGCGCACCACTGTGAAAAGTGGTGGCTGCATGCGATCAGTGTTTTATATTTATGCAAACGCCGCTTGGCGTTTGAGGTACACGTAAAGGGAGCGACTTTCTCACGCATGCAAAAACGCAAAGTGACAATGTATAAATTAAAACAAATACGTAAATCTTACTGGTGTGAGCTGTGTCCTGTTTTAGAGAGCTACATGCAAAAAATGAAGGCAGTATTTTTCATATTTCACGCAGGAAATAAGGGTACAATTGTGCTACTACATTCATTAAAGGTAGGATATGCACGATTTGGCTCTCTAGCTTTCGCTGTATTGCCAAGAAATGTCTGCAAGTATAACCAATGAACCCACACTATGGAAACACGTGAGCACTTAATGCAAACATGTTTTATGTGCACAGCAGATGATGTGGGACTTCCAGCATGCAAAATCCCGCTAACATCTACTACACAGGTGAAGTAGCGCActtcacaaaaacaaaagcacaagaACCTCGACATTTGCTACTCATGAAGTGCAAACTGTGCCTATACACTATGATGATTAATCAACAACTCCACCAGTTTTCAACCCTGTTGAATAACAGCTCAGATTGTCAATTGCAGCACATAAAACAATAGCTTATAGCAAAGTAGGAATAAGCAAGCCCTATAACTAACAATTTGAATATAAATAGCTAAATTACAGTGCATGCTCAATGCACAGTTCGACCTTTGTCATATCAAGTAGGGAACACAGTGAAGTAAAGTTTACTTGGTATTCATAAGCTTTCTTTCAAGCTCAACGATTGTTGCATTCTGGGATGCAACAATTTTCTTCAACTCTGCGTTCTCTGCAGCAGCAGAATGCCAGCGCTTACGACACTCTTCTTGGTTCCTTACGAACTCCAAGAAAcgctctgaaagaaaaaaaaaggggggggggggcttttacaATAAGTGGCAAAAAGGCCATtctattgacaaaaaaaaaagcatgtctaTAGCCCCATGCAGTTACTAGTTATTAACATCATCCCCGTGCACTGGCAAAAAAGCTTAAAAGTAGGCCTCTTTGACCGAGCCCTACTTCATTTCTGCACAGTGAGCCATTCACTGATAGCACCAGAGCATTAAATCAAAACCCATACTCAAGCACACAGGAGAACCATGCAATGCGACAAGTAATGATCAAACTAAAATACAATGatgtttaaaggggccctgaaacactatcaagtaaccatggaatgaattcaatGGATTCAATAGAACAGCTTATTGCCTCAttaattcaacgccgcaaaaattttaagaatctgctCAGTGCGAgtgagttacaaaggtttgtcacatgctgcaattgcattctctcttctctcgtcccgatgaaagcactggaagctaagcatgaagggatggcagggccacagaaaaacgtcacgcccgcctcgtgaccttgagcacttttttttttgaatgcgtggatttttttcagtgcgatcgcgcgtgcacgcgaggacaagtagcggcctccggCGACGATCTCTACAACGAACGAGCaggccatgttcaaatcagccaatggctgatagatgggcttgctacgtgtgaaTTTTGGGCATATTCAGTGAtttgacgagagaagagaaagcaatttataGCTCAATTTCAttttattgcgaattccaggccgcgtgccgtgctataatatttggctcgcgtgttgtcggcaACCTCTGCTACCGataggcagcattttctgaccatgctcaagacgtgttgcaaggcccctttaggTTGCCGAAATAAAACTACTATTGTTTGCAACAGCTCTCATAAGGCACAATACAACAAAATATATTGATGAGCAAATACAATATAgattttaaaaaacaaaacaaaaaatgcccTATTTATGAATCAAAGGACTGAAAATTGAAGCCAATAAACTGAGTGCATAGATGTTTGGCTGGAATTTGCGAGAGATTCTCTGTAGTCAGCTTGTTCCCATTGGCTATGTTTTAATATTAACTTTGACCTCCTCCTAATAAACCTTAAAAGGTGAGTTCGTGTCACCAGTGGTCGCGTTAGTGCCTGCCACCCACTTTTGTTAGGGTAAACGTACGCTACTGACACGCATCAACAGCACTTCATGTTAAATAATGATACTGTGTTTAAGCTTAGTACACACATGCATGCGCTCAGACACACACCCAAGCAGAGAGAGAAAACCATTCAGGAATGGTGGCAGCAATTCAGAGTGGTGTCAGTAAGGTGAAATGCTGGATGAATATACCCTCAAGAAAGAAATGCCACTGGCGTAGTTCTCGCAAAACTAGCTTTTAAGGGGATTAACTTCAAGAAAATAAGCCAAACCTTCCGTTGTGGTATCAGTGGTTGCGACTCCCTTTCGGCAAAAATCATCGAATTGTGCAACCAAGGAAAGTTTGGATGGTCCAGGCGCCATGGCAGtctgcaaaaacaaaaacgcTCACTCACTTTCTAGCTGATGCAAGGTTATTAAAAAAAATGCAGAGTAGTCTCAATAACACTGTTGAATGGGACATTAGTAAACTTAAGCGATGACAGTCAACATCACTACAAAAGGAAAAAGTACTACTATTGCAGCACCTTGAACATAGAGCTGTGCAACAAATGGATCACACCGGCAAAAATGGCAGAGGACAAAATAGCCAGCACTGGCGTGAGTAACATGAagtcaagagaaaaaaaattaccaatTTTATAGGATTCAACTTTCTGCAAATTTAAAATTTGCAGAAAATTTATGGCATTGCTGCTGCACTGGTTCATGGAAGAAAAGGAGCACAGCACAGTGTAATCATGTAACGCAACAAAGTTTTAATCGTAAATATTGCACTATTATAACGCAGTGTCTAGCGTTACGTATAGATGTAACAGTAAGAGCCATTGCAGTTACGTCTGGAGACAAGAACAAGGAGTCAAAGTTATGTTCGGCTTGATAACAATACAAATAAAGCTTTTTAGACAAAACGGGCTAACCTGTTGTTCGAGGGACGTATGAGGTTATTTGGTTCAATTCCCACAGATCATGCACTTTTTTTATAGATTTCTTTTCATCATCTTTTTGAAGCAATACTTTAAAACTATAAGATTATTGCAATGAGAGCAGtttaatatatatatagcaaATCACACTGGTGGCAGAAGCGTATGCTCCAGACTTTTGCGGCAGTGATGCGCGTCACTCGAGCGAAATAATGGGGGCGACGAAGGTGCACCGCAAAATGGCAGCATTCCAGTGACACAAGCCAACCACTCAGACTAACAAAGTGCAGATTACACTCAAATTCGCATTATGAACCACACGAAGGAGGTAACTGTAGCAGCTGATCACCCTTATGGCTCAACGTATAACTTGCACAAGAGTTGTCCGGACATAAGAGCTGTTGCATCTACATTTGGCATAAGAATACAAATCTAGCCTGTTAAGACTCTTGATCGGCTCTAGTGATGCAGAATCAATAAACAAACAACaccaccaacaaaaaaaaaagctgtaaagtCATAGCAGGCTAACAAAAGGCTACAGAAAATTTTCTTTATGTGGTGTTCTTCGTCTTCGCTGGGTCAAGCAAAGGTGATGATTTGGCAATGAGAGAGTATGATAAGCAGAATACTGTGAAGAAATGTGTCACCGTGTTTAGTGCGCATGTGCAAATCATCACGAGCACACCGAGTGATTGCTGCTTAGAGAAACAAAGGAAAACCTTTCCTTGTAGAGCAGAGTTAAATGTGCCCCGTTCCCATTTGCCAATCACCGTGCTAAGTTGATTTGTGTGAAATAATTTCTATACCAGGGGACCAATAAAAAGATAGCGAAGGGACTGAGAGTAAGATGACTGGTATGGCTTTATTAAAACAATGCAACAGTAAAAGACTTGTAAGCACCTTGCCACACTTCTTGAGCATGaacagaaaacgctgccgattggtagtcaaGCTGCTGAGAACGCGTTCCAACTATCATAGCGCAGCACAAGGCCTGAAATTCACAAATTCTCAAAGTGAGCTGAAAATCATTTTCTCTTCCCTCAACAAATGATACTACAGGCTCAAGAATAATTATGTCCCACGGTCCCAGGCCAAGTAccagccattggttgatttggGTATGGTGCGCTCGGTCATTACTGGGGCTACTGCTGGAGGCCGTGACTTATCAGCGTGTGCACACGATCGCGCTAAAAAGCCGTGcattcgattaaaaaaaaaaagaagaagaaagtgctcaaggtcttCAAGAGCACGTAATGTATTTTCTTCCCTCGTGCCATCCCTTTTCatttagcttccagtgctttcgttgcgacttgagaaaagagaatgcaattacAGCATGTAACTACGCCCATACTGGAtggattctgaaaatttttgcaGCGGTGATTTCGCGAGGCAATGAGAGCCTTTAGTGAATCCCTTCTATGGCTGCAAGAAAAAGtgtggcagggcccctttaaaggattGTGCACTTTGTCTTCTTTTCGCACCATTTTCACAAGAGTGAAAACTGTGACAAATATATTCGGCCTAATGGGAAACTGATCAAAAACACACAGGATGGCCATCAGCCAGTAAAAATGAGTTCCTATATCTCTACCACCAATTATACATTACAATGATTTGCATCAGGGTAGTTGGTAATCTTGCATGTCGAATGATTGCAGCTAATTTTAAACGTACGCACGAAGAAAAGTCAGCACCGTCCTCGTGTTTCTTTCCTTCATGCATAAGTTTAAATTTAGCTGCAACCATACGACAAACAAAATCATGCAACGCTAAATGCAAATGTGGAAAACGACCAATTGACCACCACCTCGCAAGCTTGAAGCACAAAAAAGGTATCACAGACTTGCAGTCGACACGTACAATTACGTTGGTTACGCTAAGTGAACTTTACAGGTCAGTCTCTGGAGCAACTGGTACCAACTGCAAGCCCTTTATGTGCAATAGCTCTGCAGAAAATGTATAGAGAAGACCTTCATTGACTGCCAGTattctgatatttttttcttttgattagTTTAAGAAGTGGACCAGAAAGAAAATACTTTTTAGCTTATGAATCACTTTGAATAATGATATTAGAAAGTTAATAAAAAACTTCTGTGCTCATCTACGAAAGTTTTGAAGGCCAATCTTGGGATGAAACTCTGTCTTAGGCTGACATCACTGTGTGACACCCACGCTCATCCATGGAGGAAGGGAAaatagtttttccttcctccatgcgctCATCTGAGGGTGCTCTCCACCATAGTTTCTCACGAGTGCACATACCATGGTGTGGCACGTACCCAACCCGtcattaatgttgtgtctaaCAGCGCCAGCTGTCCCACCACTGAAGCATGCGTGACAGCCGCTggcaataaagacaaaaaagcgTTTGTTTACGTTTTTCAGTGCACTCTGAAAGACAAGTAACTATTTCGGCCGTCTTCCAGAACGCCTTCCGGATGCCAAGAAAAGCCACATCGGAAGATGTGACCGTTTCAAAAAATAACGGAATCCACTAGACCACAGCCGAAGATCGAAGGTGGTTCCAGCTCTAGTTATGTCTGTATGTTACGATAAAACTGCATTTGAAGTTACGTTCAATACGTTTCCTTGCGGTGCGTTTTCTTACTTCGCCATTTTTTGCAGTGTCAAAACTACTTTTGATGCTTCGCGATCCGAACTGCGGCTATAGCAGCCCCAAGCACAATGTACTGTATGACCCACAACATATTTTTAGCGCAAAAGTAGAAAACCAAAGTACTCAGAAAGGATAAGAAGAAAACACAGAGCAGGCACGAAGTTTTATTGCAGCACTGTAAGTATGCCGTGCCAGCATGACTGAACAGAATGAGAGCGTCTAAAGACCGCATATATCAGTAGACACGCGGGCCAGCTGTCCTATGGACCGTAACCCTAAAGATCATTCGATACGAGCACGCAAACCTCACGTAATTCACAACGCAACATACAAAGACAGCTAACAcatgcagcgctgtgtgtgttacATTCGTCAGTCCTTGTTGCGCCGTTCGTACATTCAATTATGGCTTACCGATTTGCCCAAGTTTCCATGCTTCACACCCTCACTTAATTCTGTCACATCCTGTAATACAACACGGACAGCTGCAATGGAAGAATTTTGGCAGAACACGTCCACAGTGCTGGCGGCGTCTAGACGTAGCGCTATCCTTTACGTCTGGCAGTAATACTAGCACTGGTTGCACTTACGTCTGGACGTAACCCCAAACACACAGATTAATCATTCATCCAACAATTGATCAGCACTGCGAGAGCGAAGTAGTAACGGCAAGGCTCAGTTTGGTATAGCATCACCGACGCCTAAGAATCAATGCAAGAAATTTGGCAGAATACGTCCACAGTGCTGGCGGCGTCTAGACGTAGCGCTAGCCTTTACGTCTGGCACCAATACTAGCACTGGTTGCACTTACGTCTCGACGTAACCCCAGCCACACAGATTAATAATTCATCCAACACATGATTAGCACTGCGAGAGCTATGTAGTAACGGCAAGGCTGTTTGGTGTCGCATCACCGACGCGTAAGAATCGCGACAAAAAATTAGTAATACTAACCTGATACGTAAGGGCCGGCAATGCACCTACCTTGGGCGAACGCTACGAAATCTATATTCTAAGGTTTAAACAAATAAGGACGTCACGGGCAGGACTCAAGGCGCTCAAGGCGGCCGCCCGTTACCGAACGTTCAAATTCTCGAACCAGcaccataaagaaagaaaaagataagagaggacactccgcgaaacctggctttaggaagtgcgtcacgcctacgtaacgaactagtgctttcaccaaacgtcagagaacgcaagcgcaaaaaaaaaacagttataatcaatgcaacaaaattgtttttacaaagtaataattatacgcccaaatttggtatgtttttCATACATAAAAAGagtttattcaacacaccttacgcgattaattttcttcagccgtactgtcataaacaccatccacccagcgacaagcccatgcatgactgacagcgggaagctttcgtcaacgtcggatgcgtcggcgttttcgtgcgtaggtgaggcacgttttcaagcgaagcttgttgaatgacatgttgttgggcttgttgggtcattttttcagaaaacggttacacctgcgtgaatgagacaccatgcaacaaacatagaaagatgcacacacacacgttgcgcctcgtgtgtgcgagtttgtttcttacgtggcgtctcattcacgcagttgtaacctttttctgaagcttgtaaggacggggaggttcgctaaaaagaaagtttgcggctctatgcggtggctagacgggaacattgtgcaacgtatgcagtatagcaaaggcggcacggcgtcaagccgaggcgacgcgtactgcgtctgccacggacgcgagcgtctgtgcgctgaacATAGCTgcgcagctaggtcataggctctgtgcaaaatattgagaagcgttcgctgggcctcgcatgcttcacgacgcgtttcccgaagactcggaacacgaataattcttggtgtgccgcaggcaaatctggactagtcaagtggccatcatcttcgtttcttcgctagccttgtgccactagtgcaagctgcccacaaatttttttgacgtttccaatataattttaccgcacaaatttcaactacgatttttcttcccaatgtactgctgatactgcgtacgcacgaaggtgttctaaagttcccaggccgcgataccattgcattacaaggaatagcggcctggaaacttctgaagatctttgtacgtggtcttgacgtctatctttgtaagtcagagttttatgggtcagagatgtatcactggttttgtattgtgcatcgattagctaatcattcaaaggggtttgttggtacacttatgacgtgcacatatctttttcgtaatttgacagcgaagcatccacttactaacattttcagaccgcgctgatgccatgccgtccggcggtccaagctacagcagctactgctgtgtatcgtggtgcttcaaccatggcagaacccacaagaagcctgggacgagtttcttccgcataccacgggacggcaggtgtgttaaagcttttgtatggtttgcatgtctttaggcttactgttcgtacttgctcagtgagtgtaacaataaaaaaatcactattcaagcacttcccctttcagttgatagttcattgccaatgcaggatgaaagcatggatgcagtatgctggacgcaatgatctcctgagtaagccggccagcctattgtacgcaacgtacagggtttgtagcgaccattttactgctcaaagtttcatggaccctgggcacacaaggcttacaagaatggctgttcccactgtgcaaccagctgcaccgtgtaagtgattgactgaaactcaaatatgtgcaatagcagccacttgtattgaatcagtggcgacagttaaccgcgaagatctttgtagccgatggagaaacctcactatagaagtaacacttggaaagtcttaaattttgcgaattgtgggctattaccttcctaacagcagctttacatttctgtcgttttttgatgctcttgacctgcacaacttgttttgaaagactttaaagggctatttcacgttatcttcaagcctgagtgcacatgtacatatacctttcatcagtgaaagctggcactgttgataattccaaaaatcacaaattacttgttttctagttggtgccttctcttttcttctacgttcgaccaatttatgcgtatgaaagagctgtttaagtttgtccatgctacaagctttgtaacttgtaccaactgcacatatatgcaggttctctgagcgtcgcttcaaatagtgactgtgacatgactgcagaatctgcactgcaaggtgtggatgagcttcagtttgtgttattttaagcctcttacagacacattgtcgtaatttcatttcttcaggacctgcggtagaggcttcaaaaagcggctcccacacattgaggtgccccgatgagcagggtgcgttcagtgtcgcgatttcttttttttttacccaaattgactgttgaccaaacctctacaggtggcagctcccttgtagctggtgaaagaatttctgctgacttcgtcttgccggggaaaaccttaaccagtcgttcagctgtcacaaaaggaacttgtgtgaccggtaagttgtatgttcacttcaacaccagagtggattgatatagagatttctgcaggccgctcgcaagattgttccgacagcactgtccaaGGCACtaaacaagcttcacaagaccctccagaagacgtctccaccaacagctccacgcctgagtgccctagagaaaatggtacCTATGCTTTTATtccagctgtttttaatgtgctattttatgtttaggacattctgaggaaactatcctcaaaaggacactacgtgtgcacttacaaaatgtaagggagggctctcagtgattttcattttttttttttttgtgcattgtcaacattgtgaatggtttgtttttaggtagtggaatcgaaaacattgcaccacagaaagttgtgcaccttgggtctgaaagagcgaggaaattgctcgtatgggattagttgttcttcgcttttacatccatatttttgtttattgcagtacgttcctgtgtgccagcgacaatgtctccatcaataaagtacaagcaaaccattaaacatctgcaagccaaagtagcagcacagtggaaaactatcaaaagactgcggagacagcctgaccaagcaccgtcatcgacttcaaaggcccttggagttatccgaccgcaATTCAGCTTCTcgtcaacctcctcatctcgcccatcaaaattttcaaaagaatacccaaacttgtagcgtttgatggggctacggacgctgccattttatttttatatagcttgtgagtgataacgtacgatgtagagcctttgtgaaaaataatgagccaaagtggtttccttctgctatttattagccctgtaataccgctttcatagcaccaattaaggtccacaattctggataagtgatgactacaatctattttaacTCGCAATCGTCACAGCagcacccagacgcaaatcacttgggatcttaaatTTTTGATGAAagcgacgcataagaagagccacaagacctgccagtgttttagcataaagtttgtctttcacgtagtgagcaagctgcaaagccctacctttctgaggacaagtaggcatcaagtctgcttttcattttgggctagctgttcttaagcacagccagcacaccgCACCTTTGCCTTCCTGCTATATAGTGTCGTGTGGTTTATgtgtgctctttttttctatgcattatttcggttaaccccaggcgtgattcacgacttcattgctgtgtatatgtcacttcttccttcttcatcagcattgtgcgctgtgtttttgccatagatccttacttacccactggcccggtgtgtcatacttcaccagcttctcggcttctgccaactctagcgatgtgtgcgttgtctgtgttct
This region includes:
- the LOC142776132 gene encoding uncharacterized protein LOC142776132 isoform X1, with translation MTDSGKLSSTSDASAFSCVDRADAMPSGGPSYSSYCCVSWCFNHGRTHKKPGTSFFRIPRDGRMKAWMQYAGRNDLLSKPASLLYATYRVCSDHFTAQSFMDPGHTRLTRMAVPTVQPAAPCSLSVASNSDCDMTAESALQGPAVEASKSGSHTLRCPDEQGGSSLVAGERISADFVLPGKTLTSRSAVTKGTCVTGRSQDCSDSTVQGTKQASQDPPEDVSTNSSTPECPRENVRSCVPATMSPSIKYKQTIKHLQAKVAAQWKTIKRLRRQPDQAPSSTSKALGVIRPQFSFSSTSSSRPSKFSKEYPNL
- the LOC142776132 gene encoding uncharacterized protein LOC142776132 isoform X2; this translates as MTDSGKLSSTSDASAFSCVDRADAMPSGGPSYSSYCCVSWCFNHGRTHKKPGTSFFRIPRDGRMKAWMQYAGRNDLLSKPASLLYATYRVCSDHFTAQSFMDPGHTRLTRMAVPTVQPAAPCGSSLVAGERISADFVLPGKTLTSRSAVTKGTCVTGRSQDCSDSTVQGTKQASQDPPEDVSTNSSTPECPRENVRSCVPATMSPSIKYKQTIKHLQAKVAAQWKTIKRLRRQPDQAPSSTSKALGVIRPQFSFSSTSSSRPSKFSKEYPNL